A single region of the Silene latifolia isolate original U9 population chromosome 8, ASM4854445v1, whole genome shotgun sequence genome encodes:
- the LOC141594953 gene encoding putative E3 ubiquitin-protein ligase ARI5: MFQKSYRVMQEADVRELLDNVVGHVSSALFISEDEAIKVLYHYKWNDSLLLDEWFSNEERVREDVGLPTTPAQFSCSGQLTRCGICLESFPLDNRHFYPILCGHLYCVTCWKGYLSISIKDGPGCLSLRCPDPACHAAVVGQDMVDKLASDEERKKYAHYLFRSYVEENKKMKWCPGPGCENAVEFEIGSEGVYNVTCLCSHAFCWNCIEEDHRPVDCDTVAKWTLKNTSQSENTNWIVANSKPCPKCKRPIQKDQGCMHMTCSKPCLYEFCWLCLEPWSNHGANTGGYYLCNIYKAAKESGKYDDEERQKKVAEKNLRKYVHYYERWVGNHNSRERAIDDLRKTKTDLNQLSDKFKITDTELVFMIEAWEQIIECRRVLKWTYAYGFYLHEDLVAKKTLFEYLQGQAEACLERIHQCVEQELSVFKVFLKDDTEVENQDEEDSKTLCKGDTREEFKKLLREESEKKQKLEAELRALRLKLTNLTSVTRSYFDNLVRGLVNNLSEVKSTCKRKYLKPTKKKGHKQRYFNRIVRSQR; encoded by the coding sequence ATGTTTCAGAAAAGTTACAGAGTCATGCAGGAGGCTGATGTCCGAGAGCTCCTAGACAATGTAGTTGGACATGTTTCCTCTGCTCTCTTTATCTCCGAAGATGAGGCAATCAAAGTGCTTTATCACTATAAGTGGAATGACTCGTTGCTACTCGACGAGTGGTTCTCCAATGAAGAACGGGTTCGAGAGGACGTTGGCTTGCCGACCACCCCTGCCCAGTTTAGCTGTTCTGGACAATTGACTCGCTGTGGGATTTGTCTCGAGTCGTTTCCTCTTGATAATCGCCACTTTTATCCCATACTGTGTGGGCATCTCTATTGTGTAACATGTTGGAAAGGTTACCTTAGTATATCAATAAAAGACGGCCCTGGATGCTTGTCATTGAGATGCCCGGATCCTGCGTGCCACGCTGCTGTTGTCGGTCAGGATATGGTTGATAAACTTGCATCAGATGAAGAGAGAAAAAAATATGCGCATTATTTATTTCGGTCATATGTCGAAGAAAACAAGAAGATGAAATGGTGTCCAGGTCCCGGATGTGAGAATGCCGTTGAATTTGAGATTGGAAGCGAGGGCGTTTATAATGTTACCTGCCTTTGCTCACACGCTTTCTGTTGGAACTGTATCGAGGAGGACCACCGACCTGTGGATTGTGACACAGTGGCAAAGTGGACCCTGAAGAACACGTCGCAATCTGAAAATACAAACTGGATTGTTGCCAACTCAAAGCCGTGTCCAAAGTGCAAGCGTCCGATTCAGAAGGACCAAGGTTGTATGCATATGACATGCAGCAAGCCCTGCCTCTATGAATTCTGCTGGCTATGCCTTGAACCATGGTCGAACCACGGTGCAAATACAGGGGGCTACTATCTATGTAATATATACAAGGCTGCAAAAGAAAGTGGCAAGTATGATGATGAAGAACGGCAGAAAAAAGTGGCGGAAAAAAATTTAAGGAAATACGTACATTATTATGAAAGATGGGTAGGTAACCATAATTCAAGGGAAAGGGCTATTGACGATTTGCGCAAGACGAAAACTGATTTAAATCAGCTTAGTGACAAGTTTAAGATTACCGATACTGAACTCGTGTTTATGATAGAAGCTTGGGAACAGATTATAGAGTGCAGACGGGTTTTAAAGTGGACTTATGCATATGGCTTTTATTTACATGAGGATTTAGTTGCCAAGAAAACCTTGTTCGAGTACTTACAAGGTCAGGCCGAGGCTTGTCTTGAGAGGATTCATCAATGTGTAGAACAAGAGCTATCGGTTTTCAAAGTTTTCCTTAAAGACGACACAGAAGTAGAAAACCAGGATGAAGAAGATTCCAAAACATTGTGCAAGGGAGATACAAGGGAAGAGTTCAAAAAGTTACTCAGGGAAGAGTCCGAAAAGAAACAGAAGCTAGAAGCGGAACTTAGAGCATTACGACTCAAGCTGACTAATCTAACCAGTGTGACGCGGTCATATTTTGACAATTTGGTTAGGGGACTGGTGAATAATTTGTCGGAAGTTAAATCAACATGTAAGAGGAAGTACTTGAAGCCGACAAAGAAGAAAGGACATAAGCAGAGGTATTTCAATAGAATAGTTAGATCACAAAGGTAA